GCAGGATTAACGGGTATTTTGGCTCAAACAAGAGTTTATTTGCCCTGGACACCAGTGCCAATTACCGGACAAACATTCGCAGTCTTAATGGCAGGCGTATTACTCGGTAAAAATTGGGGCGGAATAAGTCAGGCAATATATGTGGTGCTGGGCGTTGCCGGAATACCGTGGTTTGCAGGCGCAAGCGGAGGTTATGGCGCTCTTATCGGACCAAGCGGAGGCTATCTAATAGGATTTATTTTTGCGGCTTTGTTTGTAGGACATTTTACTGACAAATATATTAAAGCAAGGAGTTTCTGGTCTCTGCTACTTATTATGTCATTTGCTAATTTTGTGCTTATTTACATCCCCGGATTACTACAATTAGGCATCTGGTTTAAATTAACAAAAGGTGCTTTTCCTACGCTTTGGCAGTTACTTTTAATGGGAGCAATTCCATTTATAGCAGGGGGGGCAATAAAGGTCATTGCTGCAGCAACGTTAGCTAAAGGTATTACTCCCAAAGAAGCTTTTAACGGGGAAATGGATGCAAAAACAACAAAAAAATAATGGATGTTTCCGACACCATAAAAATCAGGGCGCATCATCTTTTATGTATACAGGCATTTCAAGGTCACGGCTATAGTAAAGATTTTGTGATTAATATGTCCAAAATCATTAAGGATTTTAAAAATCCTAATCGGGAAATAGAAATAATTGCCGAATGTGATGCTATTTGTTTATATTGTCCTTATAATATAGAAAATATCTGTAAAAAAAATGCGGATTCGCTTGAGAAGATTAAAAATATGGACATGCAAGTTCTAAAAAAATCGGGGCTAAGAAACGGCGCAAAAGTTAAAGCTAAAGATATTCTCCTCCTTTTAAAAACAAAGTTAAGAGGCCCATACATAGAAGATATATGCGGAGACTGCGAGTGGAAAGAAAAGTGCCTTGAGGTTACACCCCTATGAAAATTTACAATACCCTCACGAGAAAAAAAGAAGTTTTCGAACCTATAAACAAGAATCTTGTAGGTCTTTATACCTGCGGTCCTACAGTTTACAACTATGCCCATATCGGCAATTTAAGAACTTATATTTT
This genomic window from bacterium contains:
- a CDS encoding DUF1284 domain-containing protein, which encodes MDVSDTIKIRAHHLLCIQAFQGHGYSKDFVINMSKIIKDFKNPNREIEIIAECDAICLYCPYNIENICKKNADSLEKIKNMDMQVLKKSGLRNGAKVKAKDILLLLKTKLRGPYIEDICGDCEWKEKCLEVTPL
- a CDS encoding biotin transporter BioY, with the translated sequence MENTGVMGSYLKARYSAFKWRAELAIAQKIVLALCMAGLTGILAQTRVYLPWTPVPITGQTFAVLMAGVLLGKNWGGISQAIYVVLGVAGIPWFAGASGGYGALIGPSGGYLIGFIFAALFVGHFTDKYIKARSFWSLLLIMSFANFVLIYIPGLLQLGIWFKLTKGAFPTLWQLLLMGAIPFIAGGAIKVIAAATLAKGITPKEAFNGEMDAKTTKK